One window of the Shewanella khirikhana genome contains the following:
- a CDS encoding TonB-dependent receptor plug domain-containing protein → MLKTTRIAWAVNCVLLATGASAVVSSQAFAEEAQAKDVERIAVTGSRIQRQDMETASPVTVISADAIRAEGYTSVDQMLQAQTSMAGAAVGSTTNNGADGVAQVDLRGMGAERTLVLLNGRRMVNSGSGADSAVDLNSIPVAMIARVEILKDGASAVYGSDAIAGVVNIITKKDFEGFQFDFNGSGTDKGDGETGELSLLYGFNTDNGGNYTFGAAYSERRGVIQADRDWTEPGYSSFIPTGSLGGMVKDANGNWVKRDTGYDYTQDSWYQTPSKRYSLFANMVQELGSDVVLSGDILYTKRKSDQQMAAQPADIMLGVCGEEGIDPARCITLDQDMLNAGIEADDTGRVNYRRRTTDVGPRIYNQDTDTLRASIGLQGSLDINTGMTWDVSYTYGKNKAETWVENSINAVKMENSVYNNLDAWLSGQPLPQDIINDIGFTERNDGGNEQHVVAGVLSGELFDLSAGPVGFAIGAEYRYDSGYYNPDPVIVAGEGTAAQQDPTDGNYNVFSFYQEVSVPFTEKLTGEFALRFDDYSTFGKASTWKIGLTYEATDDLMLRTVAATGFRAPNVAELYGGNTGSYDYLDDPWGNEQDPQILVNYTSDADLKPEESESYTAGLVYSPSYIDGMSLTLDYWRFRVTNAITRLDAQKGLNDCHAGILSACETFKITADGDLSNFTNPLTNVGSQNTSGIDFNLAYSFEALSLDWKINNDMTYLLEFEQDGVSYEGTSDGNFGGYAKVRNNFSIQAGQADWSLMYYNRFIGETEWLGDPSETVDSVLYHNVVANYFVNDAVTVSLGVKNFTDEEPSYVPNGSDGGTIPQVFDTIGRQIYGGVSMKF, encoded by the coding sequence ATGTTAAAAACCACGAGAATTGCGTGGGCGGTCAATTGCGTCTTATTGGCTACCGGTGCTTCTGCAGTCGTGTCATCTCAGGCGTTTGCTGAAGAAGCTCAGGCCAAAGACGTAGAACGCATTGCCGTAACAGGTTCACGTATCCAACGTCAGGATATGGAAACAGCCTCACCTGTTACCGTGATCAGTGCCGATGCTATCCGTGCCGAAGGTTACACCTCCGTGGATCAGATGCTGCAGGCGCAAACCTCCATGGCAGGTGCCGCTGTAGGTTCAACCACCAACAACGGTGCAGACGGCGTGGCTCAGGTTGATCTGCGTGGTATGGGCGCCGAGCGTACTCTGGTACTGCTCAACGGTCGCCGTATGGTGAACTCAGGCTCTGGCGCTGACAGCGCGGTTGACCTGAACTCTATCCCGGTTGCCATGATTGCCCGGGTTGAGATCCTCAAAGATGGTGCCTCCGCGGTATACGGCTCAGATGCCATTGCCGGTGTGGTTAACATCATCACCAAGAAAGATTTCGAAGGCTTCCAGTTTGACTTCAACGGCAGCGGCACCGACAAGGGTGACGGTGAAACCGGCGAACTGAGCCTGCTGTATGGTTTCAACACCGATAACGGTGGCAACTACACCTTTGGCGCCGCCTATTCTGAGCGCCGTGGTGTGATCCAGGCCGACCGCGACTGGACCGAGCCAGGTTACAGCTCCTTTATCCCAACCGGCTCTCTGGGCGGTATGGTGAAAGACGCCAATGGCAATTGGGTTAAGCGTGACACAGGTTACGACTACACCCAGGACAGCTGGTACCAGACCCCAAGCAAGCGCTACAGCCTGTTTGCCAACATGGTCCAGGAACTGGGCAGCGATGTGGTTCTGAGCGGTGACATCCTGTACACCAAGCGTAAGTCTGATCAGCAAATGGCGGCTCAGCCAGCCGATATCATGCTGGGCGTGTGTGGCGAGGAAGGTATCGATCCTGCCCGTTGTATCACCCTGGATCAGGACATGCTGAATGCCGGTATCGAAGCCGATGACACTGGCCGCGTAAACTACCGTCGCCGTACCACAGATGTGGGTCCACGTATCTACAATCAGGATACCGACACCCTGCGCGCCTCTATCGGCCTGCAAGGCTCACTGGACATCAACACCGGCATGACCTGGGATGTGTCTTACACCTACGGCAAGAACAAGGCCGAGACCTGGGTTGAGAACTCCATCAACGCCGTGAAGATGGAAAACTCCGTCTACAACAACCTGGACGCATGGCTGAGCGGTCAGCCGCTGCCACAGGACATCATCAACGATATCGGTTTTACCGAGCGTAACGATGGTGGTAACGAGCAGCACGTGGTTGCCGGTGTACTGAGTGGCGAGCTGTTTGACCTGAGCGCAGGCCCTGTGGGCTTTGCTATCGGTGCCGAATACCGTTACGACAGCGGTTACTACAACCCGGATCCCGTTATCGTAGCGGGCGAGGGCACAGCGGCCCAGCAGGACCCAACCGACGGTAACTACAACGTTTTCTCTTTCTACCAGGAAGTGAGCGTGCCATTCACCGAGAAACTGACCGGTGAATTCGCCCTGCGCTTTGACGACTACTCTACCTTCGGTAAGGCGTCTACCTGGAAGATTGGTTTGACCTATGAAGCCACCGACGACCTGATGCTGCGTACCGTAGCGGCCACCGGTTTCCGTGCGCCTAACGTAGCTGAGCTGTACGGTGGTAACACCGGCTCTTACGACTACCTGGACGACCCATGGGGTAACGAGCAGGACCCACAAATTCTGGTGAACTACACCTCAGATGCGGATCTGAAGCCAGAAGAGTCTGAGTCTTACACTGCCGGTCTGGTGTACTCGCCAAGCTATATCGATGGCATGTCACTGACCCTGGACTACTGGCGTTTCCGCGTGACCAACGCCATTACCCGTCTGGATGCACAAAAAGGTCTGAACGATTGCCACGCTGGCATTCTGAGCGCCTGTGAAACCTTCAAGATCACCGCCGATGGCGATCTGTCGAACTTCACTAACCCGCTGACCAACGTGGGTAGCCAGAACACCAGTGGTATCGACTTCAACCTGGCTTACAGCTTCGAAGCCCTGAGCCTGGACTGGAAGATCAACAACGATATGACCTATCTGCTTGAGTTCGAGCAGGACGGTGTGTCCTATGAAGGCACCAGCGATGGTAACTTCGGTGGTTACGCCAAGGTACGTAACAACTTCAGCATCCAGGCCGGCCAGGCCGACTGGAGCCTGATGTACTACAACCGCTTCATCGGCGAAACCGAGTGGCTGGGCGACCCAAGCGAGACTGTGGATTCAGTGCTGTACCACAACGTGGTTGCCAACTACTTTGTGAACGATGCTGTGACTGTGTCTTTGGGCGTGAAGAACTTCACCGATGAAGAGCCATCTTACGTGCCTAACGGCAGCGATGGCGGCACCATCCCTCAGGTGTTCGACACCATTGGTCGCCAGATCTACGGCGGCGTATCGATGAAGTTCTGA
- the gloA gene encoding lactoylglutathione lyase, whose amino-acid sequence MSQILHTMVRVANLEKSIAFYTEVLGMKLLRTSENPEYRYSLAFVGYGEEASGAAVIELTWNWDTDKYDLGTGYGHIAIGKADIYQACEDIAKAGGKVTRAPGPVAGGSTEIAFVEDPDGYKIELIQMKSAMHGLG is encoded by the coding sequence ATGTCTCAAATTCTTCATACCATGGTTCGGGTTGCCAATCTTGAAAAGTCCATCGCCTTCTACACCGAAGTGCTGGGCATGAAGCTGCTGCGCACCTCCGAAAACCCCGAGTACCGTTATTCGCTCGCCTTTGTGGGTTATGGCGAAGAAGCCAGCGGCGCCGCAGTGATTGAACTGACCTGGAACTGGGATACTGACAAGTACGATCTGGGTACCGGTTATGGCCATATTGCAATTGGCAAAGCCGATATTTATCAGGCCTGTGAAGATATCGCCAAGGCCGGTGGTAAAGTAACCCGCGCTCCTGGACCTGTGGCCGGTGGCAGCACTGAAATCGCCTTTGTGGAAGATCCTGACGGCTACAAAATTGAACTTATTCAAATGAAGTCCGCCATGCACGGCCTCGGCTAA